In Campylobacter showae, the genomic stretch AGAGATAATCGTAGGCATCATGGACTCAAAAACGGGCGGTCTACTAGCGCTTGCCAGCACCTCTCGCTACAGCCCCTCAAACATCAGAAAACAAGACTACAAATCGCTAAACTCCTCGGCAACCGAGTATGCATACGAGGTCGGTTCGGTATTTAAACCGTTTATTTTCGCCCTCCTTTTAGCAAACGACAAAATCAATCCGCTCGAGCGGATAAACACCTACAACGGCGTCTATCAGCTAGGAAAACGCACGATAAAAGACACGCACCCGGAGCCGTTTCTCACAGCCGAAGACATCATCGTATATAGCTCGAATATCGGCATGATACAGATCGCCCAGCGACTAGACGGTTCTCAAATTTACTCAGGGCTTTTAAATTTCGGTTTCACGCAAAAAACAGGCATCGATATGCCATACGAGCAGGTCGGAAACATGCCGCCGGTAGCCAAGCTAAATTCACAAATTTACAAAGCTACGATCAGCTACGGATACGGCCTGCAAGCGACTTTTATCCAGCTTTTAAAGGCGTATAACGTATTTAATAATAAAGGCGTGATGGTGACGCCAAAGGTCGTAGACTCGCTCTATAAAGACGGTAAATTTTTCGTCGTAAACGACCCAAAACCGGTCGAAGCCATAAGCCAAGAAGTGGCCGAGAGGATGAAGCGCATCCTGATAAAAACCGTCGAGATCGGCACCGGCAAAAGAGCAAAGGTGGAAGGCCTAGAAATCGGCGGCAAAACAGGCACCGCACACATCGCCACGACCGGTGGCTACGCAAATACCTATAACGGCTCGTTTTTCGGATTCGTCAACGACTCACAGGGCAATAGCTATACGATAGGTGTTTTAGCCAGAGAGCCGAAGAAACCGTATTATTATTTTGGTGCTCAAAGCGCGCTACCGACTTTTAGAGCGGCTGTGGAGCTGATGGTCGAAGAGGGTTTTTTAAAACCCGATGAAAATTTGACCGCACCGGAGCAAGCTGCGCCGCCAACCGAAAATACAGAGAAAAAAACCACAAACTCAAATTCTAAAAGCAAGCAAAAAAAGAATTAACTCTCAATCACCCATATACAATATTAAATTAGACTTAATGGAACTTAATTTAAATATAAGAAGTATTAAGTTACTATGAAAAACATGAAAACCAAGTGTATAATCCGTTCAAGAATTTCTAAGCTAAATTTATAGAAATCTTATAGCATTTTTATCTGATATAGAAGCTCCAAAATAGCATAATTTTCCAAAGTCTCAGAAAAACAGTCAATAAAATAAGCAAATTGAGAAACTTCTGCAGTATCGGCATTGGTTCACTAACAGAGCAGCTCATGACTATTTGGTATAAACTTTGCCGTCCATTTTAAACATACCGTTCCGATTGGAGTAATGAGTGAAGCGAAGTAGTAAAAGCGGCTTTCCCAATCTCAAAGCAAAGCTTCTAGGCGGGCTTGGAAATCTCACCGCAAGATTTACTTATTTTTTACTTCTATATATCTTCGGCAAAATACTTGAGAATTTATCTAAATTTCTTCTCAGAAAATCGCGAACGGTAGATATACTTGTTTTCATCTACAAAATCATAGTTCTTGTGCTTGCACACTCTTTGAGAAAAACTCCTTTAAAAGTTTTTAACTTATCTTGAGTCTAAAAAGCATAAAACCTAGCTTAACACACCCAAGTTGGATACTCAGCCAACTACACTAAAAACTCTCTATGGAATAAAGGCAAAAATGCTAAACAAAAATAAGATAACGGTTTGAGCTATTAATTATAGTTTATCCCAGACAATGCAAACTCACCAAACACAACTATATACCACAAGATATCAAACTAAAAACAGACTAATGTGATACATACCCTAAAACAATTCAAAAAAGAATATGATTAAAGCAATTCGAAAGACATAACGTAAGGAATAAGATATAAATTTAAAAAGTCAAAAACAAATATCCAAAAACAAATTATAAAGCCAAGATAGAGATACAAAAAACCAGTTAAAACAAAAAAACTAAAAACAAATTTATAAAAATATACAACAGATTACAAGAGAACTAAAGCAAAGAATACAGAATATAAAATAAGAGAGTAAATAGTATAAAAGCATAAAAAACAAAGCCCGCAACGACCTACTTTCCCGACATCCCAGTAAGGGAGAGTATCATCAGCCAGGACGAGCTTAGCTTCTTGGTTCGAGATGGAGCAAGGCGTTTCCTCGTCTGTATAGTCACGGGCAGTGTTAAAGAAATAAACTATATTAATTTACTTCTTTAACACTGCTATTTAATTGTTAAAAGTCAAATTTCATTTTAACTAAAACAAGATCTTGATAAGGTATAGATTAGATATTTTATTTCTAATTTTGGAAATAAAATTACCCTTAACAAGGAAGTGATGCTTATTAAAAGATAAGCAGACGAGCTATTAGTACTGGTCAGCTAAAGGACTTTCATCCATTACACACCCAGCCTATCAAACTTATAGTCTATAAGAGCTCTTAAAAGAAGATTCATCTTGGAGTTGGCTTCCTGCTTAGATGCTTTCAGCGGTTATCACATCCCGACATAGCTACCCAGCGCTACCCTTGGCAGGATAACTGGTACACCAGTGGTCGGTTCAACCCGGTCCTCTCGTACTAGGGTCAACTCTCCTCAATCTTCTTGCGCCCACGGCAGATAGGGACCGAACTGTCTCACGACGTTCTGAACCCAGCTCGCGTACCGCTTTAAATGGCGAACAGCCATACCCTTGGGACCTGCTCCAGCCCCAGGATGCGATGAGCCGACATCGAGGTGCCAAACCTCCCCGTCGATGTGAGCTCTTGGGGGAGATCAGCCTGTTATCCCCGGGGTACCTTTTATCCTTTGAGCGATGGCCCTTCCACACAGAACCACCGGATCACTAAGACCGACTTTCGTCCCTGCTTGACGTGTATGTCTTGCAGTTAAGCTGGCTTTTGCCTTTATACTCTGCGAACGATTTCCAACCGTTCTGAGCCAACCTTTGTAAGCCTCCGTTACATTTTGGGAGGCGACCGCCCCAGTCAAACTACCCACCAGACATTGTCCTACTTGAGGATAACTCAAGCTAGTTAGCTATCAGAATAAAAAAGAGTGGTATCTCAACAACGGCTCACCATAAACTGGCGTCTATGGATCAAAGCCTCCCACCTATCCTGCACATTTTTATCCCAATAGCAGTGTCAAGCTGTAGTAAAGGTCCACGGGGTCTTTCCGTCTTGCCGCGGGTAGGAGGAATTTTCACCTCCACTACAATTTCACTGGATCCCTCTTCGAGACAGCTCCCATCTCGTTACGCCATTCATGCAGGTCGATATTTAATCGACAAGGAATTTCGCTACCTTAGGACCGTTATAGTTACGGCCGCCGTTTACTCGGGCTTCGATCAAACGCTTCGCAGAGCTAACGTCATCAATTAACCTTCGAGCACCGGGCAGGCGTCACACCCTATACATCCTCTTACGAGTTAGCAGAGTGCTGTGTTTTTGGTAAACAGTCGGGAGGGACTCTTTGTTGTAACCTTCAATGCTTACGGAGTAAATCCTTCACAAAGTTAGGCACACCTTATACCGAAGATACGGTGCTATTTTGCAGAGTTCCTTGAAGAGAGTTCTTCCACGCGCCTTAGAATACTCATCCCACCCACCTGTGTCGGTTTACGGTACGGGCAACTATAACTAAACTTAGAAACTTTTCTTGGCTCGACAGTATCAGCAATTCGCTATCCATTCCGAAGAACTTCAAACGCCTGTGGGGTCTCGGCTTAAAAAGATCCGGATTTGCCTGGATCTTAACCTACACCTTTCGACTAGCACTACCATCCGCTAGCTTGCTTAACTCTAAGCGTCCTTCCATCGCACATTATAGTTGGCATTGGAATATTAACCAATTTTCCATCGCATACCCCTTTCGGACTTTGCTTAGGACCCGGCTAACCCTACGATGACGAGCATCGCGTAGGAAACCTTGGGTTTACGGCGTTGGGGATTCTCACCCCAATTATCGCTACTCATGCCTGCATGCTCACTTGCATTCGCTCCAGCGCTCCTTACCGGTACACCTTCGACGCTGAATGCAACGCTCTCCTACCACTTAGTAAAACTAAGTCTAAAGCTTCGGTACTCATTTTAGCCCCGTTATATTTTCCGCGCAGAATCACTAGACCAGTGAGCTATTACGCTTTCTTTAAAGGATGGCTGCTTCTAAGCCAACCTCCTGGTTGTTTAAGTAACTCCACATCGTTTTCCACTTAAATGAGATTTAGGGACCTTAGCTGTTAGTCTGGGTTGTTCCCCTCTCGACGACGGATTTTATCACTCGCCGCCTGACTGCCATGATTACACACTAGGTATTCGGAGTTTGATAGGGTTTGGTACATTGGTGTATGCCCTAGCCCATTCAGTGCTCTACCCCCCAGTGTTACTACATGACGCTATACCTAAATATATTTCGGAGAGAACCAGCTATCACGATGTTTGATTGACCTTTCACCCCTATCCACAAGTCATCCCATGGCTTTTCAACGCCAGCGGGTTGGGTCCTCCACCGGCTCTTACACCGGCTTCAACCTGCTCATGGATAGATCACATCGTTTCGGGTCTGCAGCATCTGACTAAACGCCCTATTAAGACTCGCTTTCGCTACGGCTCCGGGTTTCCTTAACCTCGCCAGACACCACAACTCGCAGGCTCATTATGCAAAAGGCAGTCCATCACACGTCATAAAGAATCGTGCTCTGAATGATTGTAAGTAAATGGTTTCAGGTTCTATTTCACTCTGATCACCTCAGTTCTTTTCACCTTTCCCTCACGGTACTTGTGCACTATCGGTCTAGTAGTAGTATTTAGGGTTGGATCGTGGTCGACCCAGCTTCAGACAGAATATCACGTGTTCCGCCCTACTCAGGATACTGCTAAGCAAAACAAAGCTTTCATATACGGGAGTATCACCCTCTGTGCTTAATCTTTCCAGATTATTCTATTAGCTAAGTTTAGTCTATATCGCAGTCCTACAACCCCGTTAGTAAACTAACGGTTTGCCCTCTTACGCGTTCGCTCGCCGCTACTAGCGTAATCTCTTTTGATTTCTTTTCCTGAGGGTACTAAGATGTTTCAATTCCCCTCGTTCGCTCCATAATAGGTAGTTAAGCTCGCGCTTAACTGGGTTGCCCCATTCAGAAATTCCCGGATCAAAGCCCCTTGACGGCTCCCCGAGACTTATCGCAGCCTGGCACGTCTTTCATCGCCTCTACTAGCCAAGGCATCCACCACTTACTCTTAGTAGCTTACCTTTTATTAGTATATAATATATTCTAATTCGCATCACTTCCTTGTTAAAGGTAACTTGTAAATTTAAGATTTCAAAAACGAAGTCTCAAACCCAATATCTATTACGAAATTTAAATCTCTGGCTTTTAAGACGGAAAGCATTGACTAATACCTAGGTAAGTTTTAAATCCTATGATATCTTGTGACGTCAAACTTCTGCATTAAGCAAATAAGCAAGATCTTTAAATCTTTAACAAGTCCTGTAAAATTGTTTTATTTATTAAAACTTGATTGTGACTTTTAACAATGATAAACTAAATAACGTTTAGACTTCTCAGCTTGGTAAAGCCAAGCTTGCGACAAGGAGCTTCGCTCCCTTGACCCACCTAAAGCACAAAATTGCTTACGCAATTTCGTAAATTTAGAAGAATAGTCGTTTCCTAAAGTCTAATTAGAAAGCTTGAGTAAAAAGTCCTCTAATTAAACTTTATCTATTATGTTAAACTAATCATGGTGGAGAATAGCGGGATCGAACCGCTGACCTCCTGCGTGCAAAGCAGGCGCTCTCCCAGCTGAGCTAATTCCCCAATTAAATTCTCTGGTGGGCCTAACAAGACTTGAACTTGTGACCTCACCCTTATCAGGGGTGCACTCTAACCAGCTGAGCTATAGGCCCCTAAAGGTTTGTGTCAATCTTTCAAAACTAAACAAGGTCGATTGAGTAGATTATCTATAGCGATAACCTAAATTTTCCTTTGACGAATATCTTGTGAGAGAATATTCGTTGTACTCTAGAAAGGAGGTGATCCAACCGCAGGTTCTCCTACGGTTACCTTGTTACGACTTCACCCCAGTCGCTGATTCCACTGTGGACCATAACCGGTTTGGTATTTGGGCTTCGAGTGAAATCAACTCCCATGGTGTGACGGGCGGTGAGTACAAGACCCGGGAACGTATTCACCGTAGCATGGCTGATCTACGATTACTAGCGATTCCGGCTTCATGGAGTCGAGTTGCAGACTCCAATCCGAACTGGGACATATTTTATAGATTTGCTCCATCTCGCGATATTGCGTCTCATTGTATATGCCATTGTAGCACGTGTGTCGCCCCGGACATAAGGGCCATGATGACTTGACGTCGTCCACACCTTCCTCCTCCTTGCGAAGGCAGTCTCATTAGAGTGCTCGGCCGAACCGTTAGCAACTAATGACGTGGGTTGCGCTCGTTGCGGGACTTAACCCAACATCTCACGACACGAGCTGACGACAGCCGTGCAGCACCTGTCTTAACATTTCTGCAAGCAGACACTCTTCCATCTCTGGATGATTTGTTAGATATCAAGTCCGGGTAAGGTTCTTCGCGTATCTTCGAATTAAACCACATGCTCCACCGCTTGTGCGGGTCCCCGTCTATTCCTTTGAGTTTTAATCTTGCGACCGTACTCCCCAGGCGGTATACTTAATCCGTTAGGTGCATTACTGCCTCGACTAGCGAAGCAACAACTAGTATACATCGTTTAGGGCGTGGACTACCAGGGTATCTAATCCTGTTTGCTCCCCACGCTTTCACGCATTAGCGTCAGTTAAGTTCCAGCAGATCGCTTTCGCAATGGGTATTCTTCTTGATCTCTACGGATTTTACCCCTACACCAAGAATTCCATCTGCCTCTCCCTTACTCTAGATTATCAGTTTCCCAAGCAGTTTAACGGTTAAGCCGTTAGATTTCACAAGAGACTTGATAATCCGCCTACGCGTCCTTTACGCCCAGTGATTCCGAGTAACGCTTGCACCCTCCGTATTACCGCGGCTGCTGGCACGGAGTTAGCCGGTGCTTATTCCTTGGGTACCGTCATAATTCTTTCCCAAGAAAAGGAGTTTACGCTCCGAAAAGTGTCATCCTCCACGCGGCGTTGCTGCTTCAGGGTTTCCCCCATTGAGCAATATTCCCTACTGCTGCCTCCCGTAGGAGTCTGGACCGTGTCTCAGTTCCAGTGTGACTGATCATCCTCTCAGACCAGTTACGCGTCATAGCCTTGGTAAGCCATTACCTTACCAACTAGCTGATACGATATAGCCCTATCCATTACCGAAAAACTTTCCCGTATCTACTTATATAGATACGGAGTATAAGGTATTAGCAGTCGTTTCCAACTGTTGTCCCTTAGTAATGGGCAAGTTAGCTATATATTACTCACCCGTGCGCCACTAAGATTAAATAGCAAGCTACTTAATCTCCGTTCGACTTGCATGTATTAGGCACGCCGCCAGCGTTCACTCTGAGCCAGGATCAAACTCTCCATATTAAATTACCTAAATCATTAAAGATATTAGGATTTTATTATGAAGTTTTAATCAAAAAACTTTAATTTTATTAATTAGTTTTATCTCTTATCTACTTTCCAAGGAAAGCCTGATAAAAGATTGGCTCAATCGATCACTTGTTTAGATTTCAAAGATTGACTAATTAGTTTAACAGTGTTAATTTAAAAAACTCGCTTTCTGTGAAGCGGAAAGTGAATTATATAGAAAACATGCTTAAACAAACATAAAATTTGTCTAAGCATGCTAAATTTTATTGAAGAAGAGATTTTAGGGATAAATTTTCGTTAAAGATTAAATCTTGCGTTCTTTTATTGTATTTAAAGATAGTTACGTATTTGCCGCCGTTTTCTATAAATAGTCCGCCGTTTACGAGCATAGCATCTATCCCCTCTTTTTCCTCACCACTACCGAATACAAACCCACCAGGCGTCGTATCAAGCTCGATTTTACCGCTAAAATTTATAGCAGTCGGGATATTTTCGAGCAGATTTTGAGTATCTATGCCGTCCGGATCGATAGAAATCTCAAAATTTGAGACATAGCTCTTGCCTGCCGCATTTTTAAAATTTAAATTGTCAAATGTAAGTTTCGGCGCTCTTTTTATAAATTTATCAAGTGCTTGCATTATGGCCGCAAGCTGAGCTTCAGGCTCTCCCTTTGCGTTAATAATATCTTCAAACGCGCCTTTGTCTAAATTTGAAAATTTCGTTTTGATCAAAAAGTCTTTAAATTCATATTTTCCATATTTTATTTTCTCTATAGTGCTCGTATCATCCTGCGTTAAAGTATCGCTTAGCACGGTTAGTTTTGAGTCGCTCGCTATCTTTCCGATTTGTAGCGCCTCGGCACCCGAAATGACGTCTATACCGCCAAGTTCAAATTTATAAGCACTATTTACAAGCGCTTTAGAGATCATTTTCGGCTCGATCGGAGTTTCGTACTTCACGTCGTAGTCGATATTTTTTATCTTTATAGCGACGCCTTGTTTGCTAGCAAAATCGATAAAGTCGTTTACAAAAGTAGCTCCGGTTATTTTCTTTTCGCCGTTTATATCAAAATTTAAAAACGATTTGGCGAGATTTAGCTTATTGCCGTCTTGTTCTTTTTGCACTCCAACCAGCTCAAAGACGAATTTTTTATCTCCTCCAGAAGCGCCGTCGGCATGAAATTTAATAGGTCTAGTCGTATCAAATATCTCTTTGATGAAATTTTTATACGGGTCGTTTAAAAACTCGGCATCGCCCGCAACCTCAAATTTACCCAGCAAGCTGTCAAATCCATGCGAGATATTCATATCGATTTTTATCGCCAGATCCTCGGGCGCGCCGTACTCTTCGCCAAGAGAGACGAGCTCGTTTATGTAGTTTTTAGACAAAACCACGTCGTAGTTTGCGTGCGATTTTAGCAGACCGCCCTCAAATACGCTGTTTTTGACCTCCATACCGTTTGCTTTGATTAGGTTCAAAGCCTCGTTATATTTTTCCTCCACCTTGTTTGCGTTAAATTTTAGCCCGCCAAAAACCACGCCGGCTATAATCACCAATACAATGAGTAACTTTTTCATTCCGACCTTCCTTTCTTTTTTGTTGCTTTTTGTAGATATACCCAGATGAGCGTCAGTAGCGAAAACATCGCAACCGGCATCAGCCAGCCGTTTTCGCCCATAAAATTCCACGCCCGCTCAAATGCCTCGCCCGCCCAAAAGCTGCCTAGCCCGAGCAAAATCGCCCAAGCTACCGCGCTAACAACGTTTATGACGCTAAATTTAGCAAACGAATACTTTGTAAGCCCGATAGCAAGCGGAATGAGGGTTTTTAGTCCGTAGATAAATTTTTTGAAAAATATTATTTTATTTCCGTGCTGCTTGAATAAAATTTGAGAGAAGGCAAGCTTGCGTTTATGTCTAGCCAAATACGGCATCACGGCGGCACGGTTATACCTGCTGACGTAAAAAAGCAGCGTATCGCCGATAGCGTTGGCTGCGGCTGCCAGCACGATACTCACGGTTATGTCCATCTTGCCAAGGTGAGCCAGCACACCGGCTGCTATAATAGCCACCATGCCGCCCCCAAGCGAATATAAAAACACTATCACGTACCCGTAGGTCGATAGCGAGGTTAGCATCTCTTGCAAATTTGGCCTTTAGTATTTTGAGATAGCGCTCATTAGCGCGTTGTATCCGTAGCTATCCATCCTTAGAGGTGCGTCGCTAGTTTTAGCCAGCACCGCTCCGCCAAAGCTCGCCCCCGCGAAAAACCCGTCGTTGTCCGTATACGCATAAATGTCGCTAGTAAAGCTAAAATCGCTCACTCTGCCGTAAAATTTGCCCGTATCGGCAAATGCAAACGATGCGTCGGCGTTTATCGTGATTTTGGCGTCTTTTATGTCGGCCACCAGGCTATCTTTTAGGATAAATAGCACGAGCGAGCTATTTTCGTAGCCTACTTGCAACCCGATACTGCCGCCGCTGATATCCACGACCATCATTTCGCTTGGCGCATACGGGTTTCCAACAAGCATCACGCCCTTGCCGTGCATACCGCCCAGCACGAAGCCGACTTTAGTAATGCTCGGAAAAACGACGACCGCTTTTGCGTTTTGAAGCAAAGCCTTAACCGGCGCATCAGAGTTTTTACGCATCGTCGTCGTAAAAGAATTTGATGCGTTTAGCACGAGTTCGTCGTTTGCCGCGAGCGCTAAAACGCAAAAAATCGCTAGTAAAATTTTTCTCATTTTCTACCTAAATTTGACCTATTTCGCCATTTCTATGGCTCTAGTTTCGCGGATCACGTTTACCTTGATCTCGCCCGGATATTGCACCTTGCTCTCGATCTCTGCGGCGATTTCTTTAGCTACTAGTACCGCTTCATCGTCGTTTATGAGCTTGGCGTTTGCGATGACGCGGATCTCGCGACCGGCGTTTATCGCGTATGCCTGCTTGATACCCTCTTTGCTTTTTGCGATGTTTTCTATCTCTTCGACGCGTTTCAGGAAGCTCTCCAACACCTCTCTACGAGCTCCCGGACGAGCCGCACTTAGAGCGTCCGCAGCGCAAACGGCGGCGCTTTCTACGCTAGTGGCCTCCTCGTGTCCGTGGTGAGCATAGATAGCGTTTATGACGACAGGATGTTCTTTGTAGCGTTTGCAAATTTCAGCGCCTAGATCCACGTGGCTACCCTCAAATTCATGCGTCAAGGCCTTGCCGATATCGTGTAGCAAGCCCGCTCTTTTGGCTAATTTTTCGTCCCCGCCCGTTTCAGCCGCTATGATGCCGGCAAGATGCGCTACCTCGAGGCTGTGCGCTAGGGCGTTTTGTCCGTAGCTGGCTCTAAATTTTAGCTTGCCGATTAGCTTCATTATCTCGGGATGGATTTTGCTAAGGCCCAGGTCGATGACGATATTTTCGCCCTCCTCTAGGATTGATGCTTCAAATTCTTCGCATACTTTTTTGTGCAGATCTTCTATCCTTGCCGGCTGTATGCGGCCGTCTTGCACCAAAAGCTCTATCACGCGCGTAGCAATCGCTCTTCGGTAGAGGTTAAAGCTGCTTAGCGTGATAGCGTGCGGCATATCGTCGATGATGATATCTACGCCGAGCACCATTTCCAGAGTCTTGATATTGCGGCCTTCTTTGCCGATTATACGGCCTTTTAGCTCGTCATTTTTGATATCTACAACGTTTATCAGGCGCTCGGCAGCAAACTCTCCCGCAAACCTCGACGTAGCCTGCGCCAGGATGTAGTTAACCCGCTTTTTAGCCTCGCGCTTAGCCTCTTCCTCGTGTTTTCGCACGATGTGAGCGATCTCGGCGCGGCTTTTTTCCTCTACTTTTTTTAGCACCTCTTCGCGCGCCTCTTCTTGCGTTAGGCCGGCGGCGTGTTCGAGTACCTTTAGCGCCTCTTGTAGTTTGGCTTGATAGCTTGCTTTTAGCCCAAGCCCTTCCTCGTACATGTTTTTTGCTTCATTTCGGGATTTTTCTAGCTCGGCCCTGCTTTCGTTTAAAATTTCTTGCTCATTTAGCAGAGTTTGCTCTTTTTTACCGATTTCTTCAAATTTTTGCGTGTACTCTTTTTGTAGTTTTACGGTTTTGTCGTCGTATTTTTTCTTAGCTTCAAATTCAGCCTCTTGGACTTGGATTTTAGCGTCTTTTAGCGTGCGCTCGGCCTCAAATTCTATCGCTTTAGCCTTTGCTTTTGCTTGTTCTAAAAATATATTGTAGTTTGCGTCGTTGATTTTTTTAGCGATGAGATAGCCTACACCAGCGCCCGCCGCACCTGTTCCTAAGCCGATTAAAATTTCTATCATAGATTCCTCTTTTTACGTAAATTTTGCTCGGGGTCAGGTAAAAATCACAAGTAGCGTCGTGATCTTCAGATATGATTTCATTTGTAAAATTGTCTAAAATTTCAACGAATATCAAGGTAGGTCGGTAAGGCAAATTTGCAAAAAATCTATCATAAAAACCTTTACCGTGTCCTATTCGCGCCATATTTCCGTCCACCCCGAGAGCCGGA encodes the following:
- a CDS encoding DedA family protein, with translation MQEMLTSLSTYGYVIVFLYSLGGGMVAIIAAGVLAHLGKMDITVSIVLAAAANAIGDTLLFYVSRYNRAAVMPYLARHKRKLAFSQILFKQHGNKIIFFKKFIYGLKTLIPLAIGLTKYSFAKFSVINVVSAVAWAILLGLGSFWAGEAFERAWNFMGENGWLMPVAMFSLLTLIWVYLQKATKKKGRSE
- a CDS encoding lipid-binding SYLF domain-containing protein — encoded protein: MRKILLAIFCVLALAANDELVLNASNSFTTTMRKNSDAPVKALLQNAKAVVVFPSITKVGFVLGGMHGKGVMLVGNPYAPSEMMVVDISGGSIGLQVGYENSSLVLFILKDSLVADIKDAKITINADASFAFADTGKFYGRVSDFSFTSDIYAYTDNDGFFAGASFGGAVLAKTSDAPLRMDSYGYNALMSAISKY
- a CDS encoding peptidoglycan D,D-transpeptidase FtsI family protein produces the protein MNQRKSKTIALFAFILFFICIFLAVIFYRANIERRLPKLETSDINTALRGNIITKDGFSITGSQKLYKVMVDTRNIDPDKKDLFIKLYCIYSGDDIKRVTKIINSQKGAVTLSYKIDAKGAAYLQELSKKLYKKKIFIPYEDPNTGAAILRNMSIIESGESRQYVAADALTPMIGYVKKVEKDGITKTEGVKGVEKAYEYYISSIQDAKLLGPKDIGNNIILTSDSNLANRVDGYDIILNASLKLQTRLEQIIDEKKEFLNAKEIIVGIMDSKTGGLLALASTSRYSPSNIRKQDYKSLNSSATEYAYEVGSVFKPFIFALLLANDKINPLERINTYNGVYQLGKRTIKDTHPEPFLTAEDIIVYSSNIGMIQIAQRLDGSQIYSGLLNFGFTQKTGIDMPYEQVGNMPPVAKLNSQIYKATISYGYGLQATFIQLLKAYNVFNNKGVMVTPKVVDSLYKDGKFFVVNDPKPVEAISQEVAERMKRILIKTVEIGTGKRAKVEGLEIGGKTGTAHIATTGGYANTYNGSFFGFVNDSQGNSYTIGVLAREPKKPYYYFGAQSALPTFRAAVELMVEEGFLKPDENLTAPEQAAPPTENTEKKTTNSNSKSKQKKN
- the rny gene encoding ribonuclease Y; translation: MIEILIGLGTGAAGAGVGYLIAKKINDANYNIFLEQAKAKAKAIEFEAERTLKDAKIQVQEAEFEAKKKYDDKTVKLQKEYTQKFEEIGKKEQTLLNEQEILNESRAELEKSRNEAKNMYEEGLGLKASYQAKLQEALKVLEHAAGLTQEEAREEVLKKVEEKSRAEIAHIVRKHEEEAKREAKKRVNYILAQATSRFAGEFAAERLINVVDIKNDELKGRIIGKEGRNIKTLEMVLGVDIIIDDMPHAITLSSFNLYRRAIATRVIELLVQDGRIQPARIEDLHKKVCEEFEASILEEGENIVIDLGLSKIHPEIMKLIGKLKFRASYGQNALAHSLEVAHLAGIIAAETGGDEKLAKRAGLLHDIGKALTHEFEGSHVDLGAEICKRYKEHPVVINAIYAHHGHEEATSVESAAVCAADALSAARPGARREVLESFLKRVEEIENIAKSKEGIKQAYAINAGREIRVIANAKLINDDEAVLVAKEIAAEIESKVQYPGEIKVNVIRETRAIEMAK
- a CDS encoding DUF945 family protein, with amino-acid sequence MKKLLIVLVIIAGVVFGGLKFNANKVEEKYNEALNLIKANGMEVKNSVFEGGLLKSHANYDVVLSKNYINELVSLGEEYGAPEDLAIKIDMNISHGFDSLLGKFEVAGDAEFLNDPYKNFIKEIFDTTRPIKFHADGASGGDKKFVFELVGVQKEQDGNKLNLAKSFLNFDINGEKKITGATFVNDFIDFASKQGVAIKIKNIDYDVKYETPIEPKMISKALVNSAYKFELGGIDVISGAEALQIGKIASDSKLTVLSDTLTQDDTSTIEKIKYGKYEFKDFLIKTKFSNLDKGAFEDIINAKGEPEAQLAAIMQALDKFIKRAPKLTFDNLNFKNAAGKSYVSNFEISIDPDGIDTQNLLENIPTAINFSGKIELDTTPGGFVFGSGEEKEGIDAMLVNGGLFIENGGKYVTIFKYNKRTQDLIFNENLSLKSLLQ